The following coding sequences lie in one Erwinia amylovora genomic window:
- a CDS encoding peptide ABC transporter substrate-binding protein, with product MSKSSPYALAGLALLISSGAHAADIPAGTQLAQRQEIVRHIKDEPASLDPAKAVGLPEIPVIRDLFEGLTNQDARGNIIPGVASSWKTHDNITWVFTLRKDARWSNGDPVTAADFVYSWQRLVDPKTSSTFAWFPGLAGIANAEAIVKGQMPVNKLGVSAIDASHLKVTLDKPVPWFVSLTANFSLFPVPQKIIAQNGERWTRPGNLVSNGAYELKSRVVNEKLELVKNRYYWDNAHTVLTKVTFVPISEESGTTKRYRAGDIDITESFPKELYGLLQKQLAGEIYSPDQLGTYYYAFNTQKGPTADVRVRKALSWTIDRQVIVSKVLATGEKPAWHFTPDVTAGFYPQPSFIEQHSQEVLNAQARALLAAAGYGPDRPLNLTLLYNTSENNKKLAIAAASMWKKNLGVNVKLQNQEWKTYIDSRNSGQFDVIRASWVGDYNEPSTFLSLLTSTHSGNIARFSNSEYDGLLRKASRETSAKLRNDDYNRAEQIIADRAPIAPVYQFTNARLIKPYVKGYPITNPEDVAYSRTMYILKH from the coding sequence ATGAGCAAATCATCGCCTTATGCGTTGGCCGGTTTAGCGTTACTTATCAGCTCTGGCGCGCATGCGGCTGATATCCCGGCAGGCACCCAGCTGGCGCAGCGTCAGGAAATCGTGCGCCATATCAAGGATGAGCCAGCATCGCTGGACCCGGCAAAAGCCGTGGGATTACCGGAGATCCCGGTTATCCGCGATCTGTTCGAAGGACTGACCAATCAGGATGCCCGCGGCAATATTATTCCTGGTGTTGCCAGCAGTTGGAAAACACATGACAACATCACCTGGGTGTTTACGCTGCGTAAGGACGCCCGCTGGTCTAACGGTGACCCTGTCACCGCTGCAGATTTTGTCTACAGTTGGCAGCGCCTGGTTGACCCGAAAACCAGCTCGACTTTCGCCTGGTTCCCGGGACTGGCCGGGATTGCCAACGCAGAAGCGATTGTGAAAGGACAAATGCCTGTGAATAAGCTGGGCGTTAGCGCCATCGATGCCAGCCACCTCAAAGTCACCCTTGACAAGCCAGTTCCCTGGTTTGTCAGTCTGACGGCGAATTTCAGCCTGTTCCCGGTGCCACAAAAAATCATCGCGCAAAATGGCGAACGTTGGACGCGTCCCGGCAACCTGGTCAGTAACGGGGCCTATGAGTTAAAGAGCCGGGTGGTGAATGAAAAGCTGGAGCTGGTAAAGAACCGCTATTACTGGGACAACGCCCACACGGTACTGACTAAAGTGACCTTTGTCCCGATCAGCGAAGAGTCCGGCACCACCAAACGTTACCGCGCCGGGGATATTGATATCACCGAGTCGTTCCCGAAAGAGCTGTATGGACTGCTGCAGAAGCAACTTGCTGGCGAGATCTATTCCCCTGACCAGCTTGGCACCTATTACTATGCGTTCAACACGCAGAAGGGACCGACCGCCGACGTGCGCGTACGTAAGGCGCTCTCCTGGACGATTGACCGTCAGGTGATTGTCAGTAAGGTATTGGCTACCGGAGAAAAACCGGCATGGCATTTTACTCCGGATGTGACCGCCGGTTTCTATCCGCAACCGAGCTTTATCGAGCAGCATAGTCAGGAAGTGTTAAACGCCCAGGCCAGAGCGCTGCTGGCCGCAGCCGGTTATGGGCCAGATCGTCCGCTTAATTTGACCCTGTTGTATAACACTTCCGAAAACAATAAGAAGCTGGCGATCGCGGCGGCTTCGATGTGGAAGAAAAACCTGGGGGTGAATGTCAAACTTCAGAATCAGGAATGGAAGACCTATATCGATAGCCGTAACAGTGGCCAATTTGATGTCATCCGCGCCTCATGGGTAGGGGATTATAATGAACCTTCGACCTTCCTGAGCCTTTTAACCTCGACACACAGTGGCAATATTGCTCGCTTCAGCAACAGCGAATATGATGGCCTGCTGCGAAAAGCCAGCCGCGAGACCAGTGCCAAACTGCGTAATGATGACTACAATCGTGCGGAGCAGATTATAGCCGACCGGGCGCCGATTGCTCCGGTCTATCAGTTCACCAACGCCAGGCTGATTAAGCCTTATGTGAAAGGCTATCCGATAACCAACCCGGAAGATGTCGCTTACAGCCGCACAATGTATATCCTGAAGCACTAA
- the ycjG gene encoding L-Ala-D/L-Glu epimerase: protein MRTVKVYPESWPLHSAFIIARSARHEAGVVVVELEENGTKGIGECTPYARYGETEASVLAQIALLLPEIEQGLTRHALQQRLPAGAARNAIDSALWDLQVHSGSQNLWQLTGTTAPVQIETAQTVCVDVPEMMASSALALWENGAKLIKIKLDDHMIAERLVAIRSAVPQAMLIVDANESWHSEGLAARCQLLADLNISMLEQPLPAADDVALENFVHPLPICADESCHSVDSLAALRGRYEMVNIKLDKTGGLTAALELARCAQDQGFAIMLGCMLCTSRAIRAALPLVPKARFVDLDGPTWLAIDAEPALAFDCGRILLSPSSLPAESLHHHVRTAPGD, encoded by the coding sequence ATGAGAACAGTGAAGGTTTATCCGGAAAGCTGGCCGTTGCACAGTGCATTTATCATTGCACGCAGCGCTCGCCACGAGGCGGGGGTGGTGGTGGTCGAACTGGAGGAAAACGGCACGAAGGGGATCGGAGAATGCACGCCATATGCGCGTTACGGTGAAACCGAAGCCTCAGTGCTGGCTCAAATCGCGCTACTGCTACCGGAGATTGAGCAGGGGTTAACTCGCCACGCGCTGCAACAGCGTTTGCCTGCCGGAGCGGCGCGTAACGCTATCGATAGCGCCCTGTGGGATCTGCAGGTTCATTCAGGTTCGCAAAACCTTTGGCAGCTGACCGGCACAACGGCACCCGTTCAGATTGAAACGGCACAAACCGTCTGTGTCGACGTGCCGGAAATGATGGCGAGCAGTGCGCTGGCGCTGTGGGAAAATGGCGCGAAGTTAATTAAAATCAAACTCGATGACCACATGATTGCCGAGCGGCTGGTGGCGATCCGCAGCGCGGTTCCACAGGCGATGCTAATCGTTGATGCCAACGAGTCCTGGCATAGTGAAGGACTGGCGGCACGATGTCAGTTGCTGGCTGATTTGAATATCTCCATGCTGGAGCAGCCGTTGCCCGCCGCTGATGATGTGGCGCTGGAAAACTTCGTGCACCCGCTGCCGATCTGCGCTGATGAAAGCTGCCACAGCGTGGACAGCCTGGCGGCGCTGCGTGGGCGCTATGAGATGGTTAATATCAAACTGGATAAAACCGGCGGACTGACGGCGGCGCTGGAGCTGGCGCGCTGTGCGCAAGATCAGGGTTTTGCCATTATGCTGGGATGTATGCTGTGCACTTCACGCGCTATCCGGGCAGCATTGCCGCTGGTGCCGAAAGCACGCTTCGTCGATCTTGATGGCCCGACATGGCTGGCGATAGATGCCGAACCGGCGCTGGCGTTTGACTGTGGACGTATCTTACTTTCCCCTTCATCCTTGCCAGCAGAGTCGCTTCACCATCATGTCCGGACAGCGCCCGGCGATTAA
- the tpx gene encoding thiol peroxidase, with translation MSQTVHLQGNPVSVDGQLPTPGQTAKPFTLVAKDLSDVSLSHYAGKRKVLNIFPSVDTGLCATSVRKFNQLASEIDNAVVLCISADLPFAQSRFCGSDGLNNVVTLSTLRGHVFLKDYGVAIVEGPLSGLAARAVIVLDENDRVIHSQLVNEISTEPDYDAALAALK, from the coding sequence ATGTCTCAGACCGTACATCTTCAGGGCAATCCGGTCTCCGTGGATGGCCAGCTGCCAACCCCGGGCCAGACGGCAAAACCGTTTACTCTGGTAGCCAAAGACCTTTCAGATGTCTCACTGTCCCATTACGCGGGCAAACGCAAGGTGTTGAATATTTTCCCCAGCGTTGATACGGGCTTGTGTGCTACTTCCGTACGCAAATTTAACCAGCTGGCCAGTGAAATCGATAATGCCGTGGTATTGTGCATCTCTGCCGACCTGCCGTTTGCCCAATCACGCTTTTGCGGCTCAGACGGTTTGAACAACGTAGTGACCCTCTCCACTCTGCGCGGCCACGTCTTCCTGAAAGACTATGGCGTGGCGATCGTCGAAGGGCCGTTAAGCGGCCTGGCGGCCCGTGCAGTCATCGTTCTGGACGAAAATGATCGGGTCATTCATAGCCAGCTGGTTAATGAAATCTCTACTGAACCGGATTACGATGCGGCCCTGGCCGCCTTGAAATAG